A genomic region of Gossypium hirsutum isolate 1008001.06 chromosome D01, Gossypium_hirsutum_v2.1, whole genome shotgun sequence contains the following coding sequences:
- the LOC107928047 gene encoding arginine--tRNA ligase, chloroplastic/mitochondrial has translation MHIMINNLWISTRLPSCSMAAACEASKLLMSWKWRMVMRSMLCFTKLVAQALDVINCVKKGTLVLEHKDERDLGLHLLQFAEVVEEACTNLLLNVVCDYLYNLSEIFSKFYSNPECKVIGSDKETSRLLLCEATAVVMRKCFNLLGITPIYKI, from the exons ATGCATATTATGATCAACAATCTGTGGATTTCAACTCGATTGCCTTCTTGTTCGATGGCTGCCGCCTGTGAGGCGAGCAAACTCCTAATGAG CTGGAAATGGAGGATGGTGATGAGATCGATGCTATGCTTTACCAAACTGGTGGCACAAGCGCTTGATGTTATCAACTGTGTGAAG AAGGGGACATTAGTATTGGAGCATAAGGATGAGCGCGATTTGGGGCTCCATTTGCTGCAGTTTGCTGAG GTTGTTGAGGAGGCTTGTACCAATCTGTTACTGAATGTTGTGTGTGACTACCTCTATAATTTATCCGAAATCTTCTCTAAATTTTACAGCAACCCTGAGTGCAAG GTTATCGGGTCAGATAAGGAAACAAGTAGACTACTATTATGTGAAGCAACCGCAGTGGTTATGAGAAAATGCTTCAATCTCCTGGGAATCACACctatttacaagatatga
- the LOC107928036 gene encoding probable leucine-rich repeat receptor-like serine/threonine-protein kinase At3g14840 → MMFLPPLLVFASIFSACCLATSTLGAALAKDEVEALKSIGKTLGKTNWNFSIDPCSSRDESWAKFAKKGAYYVNNVTCDCSSTLCHIVRIALKGQNLRGTLPPHLTRLPYLQDIDLSRNYLSGSIPPQWGSMQQLVQISLLGNRLTGSIPEELANMSNLTSLVLEHNSFSGNLPATLGNLPKIEKLLLNSNNFIGELPETFARLTTLKTFRIGDNNFTGKIPSFIFQNWKKLEDIRIVASGLSGPIPDIGSSGNLKYIMITDLNGVESTFPRLSNLSKLEYLILSSCNLIGKLPTSLQNMPNLETLDLSFNKLSGEIRISLPEVKQLFLTGNMFTGAIPQWILNTNKKIDLSYNNFTSTGGVDDCQKSGLNLFASTSRINNSGVVSCLGNLNCPVEPSHYLYINCGGKEETINNITYQADSDPAGPSRFYRSTTHWAFSSTGIFLDDGTEKDVLILEKNQLSSSIGQLYINARLSPSSLTYYAFCLHNGTYNVSLHFAEIEFTDGKNYSSLGRRIFDVYIQGKRELKDFNIKDEAGGAGKPILKNFTANVSDGTLEIHLQWTGKGTTVIPVRGVYGPLISAVSVFDPVYKPRSESGGGISAVAKVGIVAAAAFATFLLVVGILWWSGCLRRRSTLERDLKGIELQTGSFTLRQIKDATNNFDAANKIGEGGFGPVYKGILADGKEIAVKQLSARSKQGNREFVTEIGMISAVQHPHLVKLYGCCIEGSQLMLIYEYLENNSLARALFGPEESQLTLDWPTRRKICIGIARGLAYLHEESRLKIVHRDIKATNVLLDKDLNPKISDFGLAKLDEEDNTHISTRIAGTYGYMAPEYAMHGHLTDKADVYSFGIVSLEIVSGMCNTKQGRGKEESFYLLDLAITLKQEVKLLDLIDPRVAYHCNAEEAMVMIDVALLCTNPTTAARPSMSMVVSMLEGKALVADILTESSIYASKFDAKRLYGRAEGNDAENNSQTKSILGDGQWTLSSDLYPASSISSYMQNTHSTSTK, encoded by the exons ATGATGTTCTTGCCTCCCCTACTTGTTTTTGCTTCCATATTCAGTGCTTGCTGTCTTGCAACTTCAACTTTAGGAGCTGCACTTGCAAAAGATGAAG TGGAAGCTTTGAAAAGCATAGGTAAAACATTGGGGAAGACAAACTGGAACTTTAGTATCGATCCATGCAGTAGCAGAGATGAGAGTTgggcaaaatttgcaaaaaagGGTGCTTATTATGTTAATAATGTCACCTGTGATTGCAGTTCCACCCTCTGCCATATCGTTCGCAT AGCGCTGAAGGGACAAAATCTACGGGGCACTCTTCCACCACACTTGACCAGACTCCCTTACCTCCAAGACAT CGATCTCTCTCGCAACTATCTTAGTGGCTCCATTCCTCCTCAATGGGGTTCTATGCAGCAACTTGTCCAAAT TTCCCTTCTTGGAAATCGTTTAACAGGTTCAATCCCAGAGGAGCTGGCAAACATGAGCAACCTTACCAGCTT AGTCCTTGAGCACAATAGCTTCTCAGGAAATTTGCCTGCTACACTGGGgaatttacccaaaattgagaAACT GTTACTTAATTCCAACAATTTTATTGGTGAATTGCCTGAAACATTCGCTAGGCTGACTACGTTGAAGACTTT CCGGATCGGTGACAACAACTTCACCGGAAAGATTCCCAGTTTCATTTTCCAGAATTGGAAAAAGCTTGAGGACAT ACGTATTGTTGCAAGTGGTTTGAGTGGACCAATTCCAGACATAGGTTCCTCGGGAAACTTAAAATATAT AATGATTACGGACTTGAATGGAGTTGAATCAACTTTTCCACGACTTAGTAATTTGTCTAAATTGGAATATCT GATATTGAGTAGCTGCAATCTCATTGGAAAGCTACCTACTTCCCTTCAAAATATGCCAAACTTGGAGACCTT AGATCTCAGCTTCAACAAACTCAGTGGAGAAATTCGAATTTCTCTTCCAGAAGTGAAACAATt GTTTTTAACTGGAAATATGTTTACTGGAGCAATCCCTCAATGGAttcttaatacaaataaaaaaat AGATCTTTCATATAACAACTTCACAAGTACAGGTGGTGTTGATGACTGTCAGAAAAGTGGCCT GAACTTGTTTGCAAGCACTTCAAGGATCAATAATTC agGAGTTGTTTCATGTTTGGGAAACCTTAACTGTCCAGTGGAAC CTTCGCACTATCTTTATATAAACTGTGGAGGGAAAGAAGAAACTATTAACAATATCACCTATCAAGCTGATTCTGATCCTGCCGGGCCTTCAAGATTTTATAGAAGTACTACTCATTGGGCATTTAGCAGCACTGGTATTTTTTTGGATGATGGCACTGAAAAGGATgtattaattttggaaaaaaaccaACTTTCTTCGAGTATTGGTCAGCTTTACATCAACGCACGTCTTTCACCTAGCTCTTTGACTTACTATGCGTTTTGTTTGCACAATGGAACATACAACGTGAGCCTCCATTTTGCGGAGATAGAGTTCACTGATGGTAAAAATTATAGCAGCTTAGGAAGGCGGATCTTTGATGTTTACATTCAG GGAAAGCGAGAGCTGAAGGATTTCAATATTAAGGATGAAGCAGGTGGGGCTGGCAAACCAATTCTAAAGAATTTTACTGCAAATGTTTCGGATGGTACTTTGGAGATCCATTTGCAGTGGACTGGGAAAGGGACAACAGTTATTCCCGTGAGAGGAGTTTATGGTCCTCTTATCTCTGCAGTGTCTGTCTTTGATCCTG TTTATAAACCTCGATCGGAAAGTGGGGGAGGTATCAGCGCAGTTGCGAAGGTTGGTATTGTGGCTGCAGCAGCATTCGCTACTTTCTTGCTTGTGGTTGGAATCCTTTGGTGGAGTGGATGCTTAAGACGGAGGAGTACACTGGAACGAG ATCTAAAAGGTATAGAATTGCAGACTGGTTCCTTCACCTTAAGGCAAATTAAAGACGCAACAAACAACTTTGATGCTGCTAATAAGATCGGAGAGGGCGGTTTTGGTCCTGTTTATAAG GGAATTCTAGCAGACGGAAAAGAAATCGCTGTCAAGCAACTATCGGCTAGATCAAAGCAAGGAAATCGTGAGTTCGTGACGGAGATTGGCATGATTTCAGCTGTACAACATCCTCATCTAGTAAAGCTATATGGATGTTGCATTGAAGGAAGTCAACTGATGCTTATATATGAGTACTTGGAAAACAACAGCCTTGCTCGTGCATTATTTG GTCCAGAAGAATCTCAGTTGACATTAGACTGGCCAACTAGACGGAAGATCTGCATTGGTATAGCAAGAGGTTTAGCTTATCTCCATGAAGAATCAAGGTTGAAGATTGTCCATAGAGACATTAAGGCCACCAATGTGTTGCTTGATAAGGATCTAAACCCTAAAATATCCGACTTTGGTTTGGCCAAGCTTGACGAAGAAGACAATACCCACATTAGCACCCGAATTGCTGGAACTTA TGGCTATATGGCTCCGGAATATGCAATGCATGGACATTTAACTGATAAAGCAGATGTATATAGTTTCGGGATCGTGTCCCTTGAAATTGTTAGTGGCATGTGCAACACTAAACAAGGCCGCGGAAAGGAAGAATCTTTCTATCTCCTTGATTTG GCTATTACGTTGAAGCAAGAGGTGAAGTTGTTAGATTTAATTGATCCAAGGGTAGCCTACCATTGTAACGCAGAAGAGGCAATGGTGATGATCGATGTAGCTCTCTTATGCACAAATCCTACCACAGCGGCAAGGCCTTCCATGTCTATGGTGGTGAGCATGCTCGAAGGCAAGGCGTTGGTTGCGGACATACTCACGGAATCAAGTATTTACGCAAGCAAGTTCGATGCCAAAAGGTTGTATGGGAGAGCAGAAGGAAATGATGCGGAAAACAACAGTCAGACAAAGAGTATCTTAGGAGATGGGCAATGGACTTTGTCTTCTGATCTATATCCCGCAAGTTCAATATCTTCGTATATGCAAAATACCCATTCAACTTCAACAAAGTAA
- the LOC107928061 gene encoding probable leucine-rich repeat receptor-like serine/threonine-protein kinase At3g14840 encodes MLFPPLLVFASIFSACCLATSTLGATLAKDEVEALESIGRTLGKTWKFSVDPCGSGDESWAKFAEKDAYYVNNVTCDCSSSPCHIVRIVLKGQNLSGTLPPQLTRLPYLQEIDLSRNYLSGSIPPQWGSMQQLVKISLLGNRLTGSIPEELANMSNLTSLVLEHNNFSGKLPAALGNLPKIERLFLNSNNFIGELPETFARLTTLKEFRIGDNNFTGKIPGFIFQNWTNLTDIYMIASGLSGPIPDIVSSGNLKNIIISDLNGAESQISQLSNLSNLEILILRSCNLIGELPTSLNHMSSLKTLDFSFNGLSGEINISLPRAKHLILAGNMFTGAVPQWILDTNQIIDLSYNNFTSTGGVDDCQKSGLNLFASTSRINNSGAVSCLGNLNCPSEPSHYLYINCGGKVETVDNITYESDVYDDKLSTFHRSTYWAFSGTGIFLDDSITKGSLVRENKQVASSVGPLYINARLSYSSLTYYAFCLHNATYNVSLHFAEIDFTDGKNYSSLGRRIFDVYIQGKRELKDFNIKDKAGGVGKPILKNFTANVSDGTLEIRLQWAGKGTTSIPERGVFGPLISAISIFDPAYKPRKGSGGGISAAAEVGIVAAAIFATFLIVGGILWWSGCLRRRSTLERDLKGIELQTSCFTLRQIKDATNNFDAANKIGEGGFGPVYKGILADGTEIAVKQLSARSKQGNREFVTEIGMISALQHPHLVKLYGCCIEGNQLLLIYEYLQNNSLARALFGPEEFQLTLDWPTRRKICIGIARGLAYLHEESRLKIVHRDIKATNVLLDKDLNPKISDFGLAKLDEEDNTHISTRIAGTYGYMAPEYAMHGRLTDKADVYSFGIVALEIVSGTCNTKHSRVKEESFYLLDLANTLKQKGNLLDLIDPRVASHCDPEGAILMIDVALLCTNSTAAARPSMSTVVSILEGKASFPNIITNSSIYGSELNPKNLYENVEEKDVENNSLTKRMLGDGQWTSSSDLYPVSLTSSYWQNSSSTSKN; translated from the exons ATGTTGTTTCCTCCCCTACTTGTTTTTGCTTCCATATTCAGTGCTTGCTGTCTTGCAACTTCAACTTTAGGAGCTACTCTTGCAAAAGACGAAG TGGAAGCTTTGGAAAGCATAGGTAGAACATTGGGGAAGACCTGGAAATTTAGCGTGGATCCGTGCGGTAGCGGAGACGAGAGTTGGGCAAAATTTGCAGAAAAAGATGCTTATTATGTTAATAATGTCACTTGTGATTGCAGTTCCAGCCCCTGTCATATCGTCCGCAT AGTGCTGAAGGGACAAAATCTATCAGGCACTCTCCCACCACAGTTGACCAGACTTCCTTACCTCCAAGAAAT TGATCTCAGTCGTAACTATCTTAGTGGCTCCATTCCTCCTCAATGGGGTTCAATGCAGCAACTTGTCAAAAT TTCCCTTCTTGGAAATCGTTTAACAGGTTCAATCCCTGAGGAGCTGGCAAACATGAGCAATCTTACCAGCTT AGTCCTTGAGCACAATAACTTCTCTGGAAAGTTGCCTGCTGCACTAGGGAATCTACCCAAAATCGAGAGACT GTTTCTTAATTCCAACAATTTTATTGGTGAATTGCCTGAAACATTTGCTAGGCTGACTACATTGAAGGAGTT CCGGATTGGTGACAACAACTTCACCGGAAAGATTCCGGGTTTCATTTTCCAGAATTGGACAAATCTTACGGATAT ATATATGATCGCAAGTGGTTTGAGTGGGCCAATTCCAGACATTGTTTCTTCAGGAAACTTGAAAAATAT AATAATTAGTGACTTGAATGGAGCTGAATCACAAATTTCACAACTTAGTAATTTGTCTAACTTGGAAATTCT GATATTGAGGAGCTGCAATCTCATTGGAGAGCTACCTACTTCTCTTAACCATATGTCAAGCTTAAAGACCTT AGATTTCAGCTTCAATGGACTCAGTGGAGAAATTAATATTTCTCTTCCACGTGCGAAACACCt GATTTTAGCTGGAAATATGTTTACTGGAGCAGTCCCACAATGGATTCTTGATACAAATCAAATAAT AGATCTTTCATATAACAACTTCACAAGTACAGGTGGTGTTGATGACTGTCAGAAAAGTGGCCT CAACTTGTTCGCAAGCACTTCAAGGATCAATAACTC aggaGCTGTTTCATGTTTGGGAAACCTTAATTGTCCATCAGAAC CTTCGCACTATCTTTATATAAACTGTGGAGGGAAAGTAGAAACTGTTGATAATATCACCTATGAATCTGATGTTTATGACGACAAGCTTTCAACATTTCATCGAAGTACTTATTGGGCATTTAGCGGCACTGGtatttttttggatgattcaaTTACAAAGGGTAGCTTAGTTCGGGAAAATAAACAAGTTGCTTCAAGTGTTGGTCCGCTTTACATCAATGCTCGCCTTTCATATAGCTCATTGACTTACTATGCATTCTGTCTGCACAATGCAACATACAACGTGAGCCTCCATTTTGCGGAGATAGACTTCACTGATGGTAAAAATTATAGCAGCTTAGGAAGGCGGATATTTGATGTTTACATTCAG GGAAAGCGGGAGCTGAAGGATTTCAATATTAAGGATAAAGCAGGCGGGGTTGGCAAACCAATTCTAAAGAATTTCACTGCAAATGTTTCAGATGGTACTTTGGAGATCCGTTTACAGTGGGCTGGAAAAGGGACAACATCTATTCCCGAGAGGGGAGTTTTCGGTCCTCTTATTTCTGCAATATCTATCTTTGATCCTG CTTATAAACCTCGAAAAGGTAGTGGGGGAGGTATCAGCGCAGCTGCAGAGGTTGGTATTGTGGCTGCTGCAATATTTGCTACTTTCCTGATTGTGGGCGGCATCCTTTGGTGGAGTGGATGCTTAAGACGGAGGAGTACATTGGAACGAG ATCTAAAAGGTATAGAATTGCAGACTAGTTGCTTCACCCTAAGGCAAATTAAGGACGCAACAAACAACTTTGATGCTGCTAATAAGATTGGAGAAGGCGGTTTCGGTCCTGTTTACAAG GGCATTCTGGCAGATGGCACAGAAATTGCTGTCAAGCAGCTATCCGCTAGATCAAAGCAAGGAAATCGCGAGTTCGTGACGGAGATTGGCATGATTTCAGCTCTACAGCATCCTCATCTAGTAAAGCTGTACGGATGTTGCATTGAAGGAAATCAACTGTTGCTTATATATGAGTACTTGCAAAACAATAGCCTTGCTCGTGCATTGTTCG GTCCAGAAGAATTTCAGTTGACATTAGACTGGCCAACTAGACGGAAGATTTGCATTGGTATAGCAAGAGGTTTAGCTTATCTCCATGAAGAATCAAGGTTGAAGATTGTCCATAGAGACATTAAGGCCACCAATGTGTTGCTTGATAAGGATCTAAACCCTAAAATATCCGACTTTGGTTTGGCCAAGCTTGACGAAGAAGACAATACCCACATTAGCACCCGAATTGCTGGAACTTA TGGCTATATGGCTCCGGAATATGCAATGCATGGACGTTTAACTGATAAAGCAGATGTATATAGTTTCGGGATCGTGGCCCTTGAAATTGTTAGTGGCACGTGCAACACTAAACACAGTCGCGTAAAGGAAGAATCTTTCTATCTCCTTGATTTG GCTAATACGTTGAAGCAAAAGGGGAATTTGTTGGATTTAATTGATCCAAGGGTAGCCTCTCATTGCGACCCCGAAGGGGCAATACTGATGATCGATGTAGCTCTCTTATGCACAAATTCTACTGCGGCAGCAAGGCCATCCATGTCTACGGTGGTGAGCATCCTCGAAGGCAAGGCATCCTTTCCGAACATCATTACAAATTCAAGTATTTACGGAAGCGAGTTGAATCccaaaaatttatatgaaaacgTAGAAGAAAAAGATGTGGAAAACAACAGCCTGACAAAGAGAATGTTAGGGGATGGGCAATGGACTTCATCTTCAGATTTATATCCAGTAAGTTTGACATCTTCGTATTGGCAAAATAGCAGCTCAACCTCAAAAAATTAA